The window CGGTGCGGGAGCCGATAGAATTTGCAACAGTCGTGCCATCCGACGCGAAGCGTTTTGCCTCGATGACCTGGCTTTTGCAGGGGCTGAAAAATCCGGAGTTCGCGTCGCTCGACAATATGGCGGCCGCGAGGTCGTTTTCGCACCTCGTTCAAGACATGATCCTGGAGTTCTGGCCGCACAACCACAGCCACCTGTTCGAGAGGCGGCTGGCCACGCCGTCCCGCCGGCAGGTCAAGGCCGCCATCAACTATATCCATGAGCATGCGCAAGAAGCGCCCTCCACCGTCGAGGTGGCTCAGGCAAGCGGCGTCAGCCTCAGGACGCTGCAGCAGGCCTTTCGCGACGCGACCGGCAAGACGATCCTCGAATATACGCGCGACGTCCGGCTGCAGAGGGCCAAGGACGACCTTCTCAAGCATCACGACGAGCCGCTCGCCGAGATCGCCCGGCGATGGGGTTTTTCGAATGTCGGCCGCTTCAGCCGCCAGTTTTTCGAGGCTTTCGGCGAAATGCCGTCGCACATGCGGCGCCGATAGCACGGAGACCGTCGGCGACAGCGCGTCACTCGGGCCAGGCGAGCCAGTCGCGCATGAGTTGGTGCGCGATCGCCCCTTTCGGCGGCGGGATGTGCTCGTTGCCGGTGTCGGCTATGCCGGTCGTGCGCTCCAGCATGGCTTCGGTCTCGGCGCGGGTGAACCAGCGCACGTCCTCGAGCTCCTGCTCGTCGCGCTTGATGGTGGTCGATTTCGCCTCGGCATAGCAGCCGATCATCAGCGAATGCGGCAGGGGCCAGGGCTGCGAGGCGTGATAGCGGACCCGCCCGATGCGAATGCCCGATTCTTCTTGCGTCTCCCGGCGCACGGCGTTCTCGATCGTCTCGCCCGGCTCCACGAAGCCGGCAAGGCAGGAATACATGCCCGGCGCAAAATGCGGGCTGCGGCCGAGAAGGCAGAGATCGCGCTCCAGATCGATGGTCAGCATGATGACAACCGGATCCGTGCGGGGAAAGACCATATGGCCGCAGGCGGTGCAGATGCGCCGGTAGCCGCCGGCCCTTCCATCCATTGGCCCGCCGCAGCGGCCACAGAAGCGATTGTTGGCGTTCCAGACGATCAGGCTCGAACCTTGCGCGAACTGGCCGAGGAGCTCTTCCGGTAGCATCTGCTGGCGATAGAGCGTGCGCGCGTCGGCGATCTTGAAGGGTTCGGGCACGGTCTCATCGGTAAGCCCAGACGGCACCGCGAGCCGTGGTTCGCCGTTCGGCAGGCAGCCGAGCAGGATCGTTTCCTCGAGCGCCGGTTCAAGGTCGGCAAGCTCGTAAGGGGCAAAGAGCGGATCGATGATCTTCTCGTCGTGCTTGACGATCAGCTTGGCGCCGGAAAAGGCGAGGAAATGCGCAGCCGGATGTTTGAGCGCCACTTCGACGCAGTCGTCGCTTCGATGTTCGGATTGGCGCTCGAGGTGGTTTTCCGCAAAAGCGACGAAAGTGCTCGGTTCCGGGTGAGGGCTGTGAAGATCGAAGATCGTTTTCGTCATATTCAGAGATTTTCCAGTATGCGTGCTGCGAACGCCTTGTGGTCCGTTTCCGGCCACGGTTCGGCCTTGCCAAAGCCCCAGACCGGGCCAGGCCAGTTGGGGTCGCCCGTGCGGCGCGCGACGACATGCACATGGAGCTGTCGGACGATGTTGCCGAGTGCGCCGACATTGATCTTCTCGGCCTCCGTCACCTTTTTCAGCGCCGTCGCCACCAGGTTCGTTTCGAATGTCAGCATCGTCTGGTCGAGCGGCGACAAATCGGAGATTTCTGAAACGCCGTCGCGCTGGGGAATGAGGATGAGCCAGGGCCAGCGGCGGTCGTTCATCAGGCGCAATTGGCAGAGGCCGATCGAGGCGATCGGGATACCGTCGCGCTCAAGGCGCTCATCGAGCGTGAAGGTAGGCAAGAAACTCTCCTCGGTCTACAACGGATTCGCCTTGTTTTGCATACCGATATCAGTTTTTTGATGGCTTGGCTTGCATTTGCTTGAGATATTGCCGATATGGAGGCCGGGAGGTTGGTGGTGGACGAGCCACTCGCCAACCGGGTCAGGTCCGGAAGGAAGCAGCCCTAACGAGCCCCGGCACGGGTCATCGTGCCAGCCTCCCACCTTCTTCTCCGTCCTGTCGGGACAAGAGTTCGAGCAGCGGCAGGGTCGATGAGCGACGAAGCGCCTATTTCATCCCCCGTTTCACTTCCCGTTTCGCCCGCCGAGAAACCGGCCGCCTATCGCGTCCTGGCACGCAAGTATCGCCCCAAGGATTTCTCCGATCTCATGGTCGGCCAGGAACCGATGGTGCGCACGCTCACCAACGCCTTCGAGACCGGCCGCATCGCCCAGGCCTACATGCTGACGGGCGTGCGCGGCGTCGGCAAGACCACGACTGCGCGTATCCTGGCGCGCGCCCTGAACTACAAGACCGCGGAGATCGACAAGCCGACCATCGACCTGCGCGTCCCCGGCGAGCACTGCCAGGCGATCATGGATGGCCGCCATGTCGACGTGATCGAGATGGACGCTGCCTCCCATACCGGCATCGACGACATCCGCGAGATCATCGAGCAGGTGCGCTACCGGCCCGTCTCGGCCCGCTACAAAGTCTATATCATCGACGAAGTGCACATGCTCTCGACGCAGGCCTTCAACGGCCTGTTGAAGACGCTGGAAGAGCCGCCGGAGCACGTGAAGTTCATCTTCGCGACCACGGAGATCCGCAAGGTTCCGATCACGGTCCTGTCGCGCTGCCAGCGCTTCGACCTCCGGCGCATCGGCGCCTCCGACCTCGTCGGGCTGTTTTCGACCATTCTCAACAAGGAGGCCGTGCCCTTCGACCCGGAGGCACTGGCGATGGTGGCGCGTGCAGCCGAGGGATCGGCGCGCGACGGCCTGTCGCTGCTGGACCAGGCGATCGCCCATGGGGGCGGGGCCGTCGAGGTGGAAACGGTGCGCTCGATGCTGGGGCTCGCCGACCGGGCGCGTATCGTCGACCTCTTCGCGCACATCATCAAGGGCGATGCGGCGGCGGCGCTCGGCGAATTTTCGGCGCAGTACGAAGCCGGCGCCAATCCGACCGTGGTTTTGACCGATCTTGCCGACTTCACCCACCTCGTCACCCGGATGAAATACGTTCCCGAGGCGGCGAACGACCAGTCCCTGAGCGAGATCGAGCGCACGCGCGGTGCAGAATTCGCAGGAGGCGTCGCGGTGACGACGCTTTCACGCATCTGGCAGATGCTTCTCAAAGGCATTCCCGAGGCGGAAAGCTCCGCACGGCCGGCAGGCGCCGCCGAGATGGTGCTGATCCGGCTCGCCCATGCCGCGCATCTGCCCTCGCCGGAGGAGGCGGCGCGGCGGCTGCTCGAGCTTTCGGGCAACGATGCCGGCGGACGCCCGGTGCCGCCCCGCAGTGGCGGCGGACCCCAGCCGCAGGCCGGCCCGTCGGTCGAGGCCCGTTCCGTCGAACCCGCGCCCGTCCAGAGACCTTCGGGCAGTGGCGCCACCATGCTGCGCGCCGTTTCGGATTCAGTGCCGCAGCCGATCGGCGTCGGGCGCCTCGAGGAGAGCCCTGCGGCGGCACCGGCCGCCAAGCCGCAGCCCAGGGTATCGGTCAATTCGATCAGCGACATCGCCGATCTCTGCGGCAAGAACCGCGACATCAAGCTGAAGACGCTGGTGCGCGGTTTCTTAAGGCTTGTGTACATCGAACCTGGCCGGCTCGATGTCAACCTTCCCGACGACGCCCCGAAGACGCTGCTCGGCGAACTTGCGGTGAAGCTCAAAGAATGGACCGGCATCCACTGGGTCGTCAGCTACAGCCGCGAACCGGGCGAGCCGACGCTCGTCGAAGCCGAGCAGCGCGCCCAGGAGGAGCGCGTCAACGATGCGCGCCAGGACCCGGATGTCGCGGCGATCCTCGCGCGGTTTCCCGGCGCCCGCATCACCGACGTTCGCATACGCGCGGCCGAGGAGGAGGCGGAAAGCCTTGCGCCGGCGACGGCCGAGTCCGAGGACGGAGACATCGTGCCGGGTGACGACATAGAATAGCGACGGCATAGGGACGCATGGCGCTTCGCGCGCCTTCACCCAAAGAGGAAATACGAGAAAACAGGAGACGACAATGCGCGACATCATGGGCATGATGGGCAAGGTCAAGGAAATGCAGGAGAAGATGGAGAAGCTGCAGGCGGAGATCGCCGCGCTCGAAGTCGACGGCACCTCGGGCGGGGGCCTCGTCA is drawn from Sinorhizobium sojae CCBAU 05684 and contains these coding sequences:
- the nudC gene encoding NAD(+) diphosphatase, with the translated sequence MTKTIFDLHSPHPEPSTFVAFAENHLERQSEHRSDDCVEVALKHPAAHFLAFSGAKLIVKHDEKIIDPLFAPYELADLEPALEETILLGCLPNGEPRLAVPSGLTDETVPEPFKIADARTLYRQQMLPEELLGQFAQGSSLIVWNANNRFCGRCGGPMDGRAGGYRRICTACGHMVFPRTDPVVIMLTIDLERDLCLLGRSPHFAPGMYSCLAGFVEPGETIENAVRRETQEESGIRIGRVRYHASQPWPLPHSLMIGCYAEAKSTTIKRDEQELEDVRWFTRAETEAMLERTTGIADTGNEHIPPPKGAIAHQLMRDWLAWPE
- a CDS encoding HIT domain-containing protein; amino-acid sequence: MPTFTLDERLERDGIPIASIGLCQLRLMNDRRWPWLILIPQRDGVSEISDLSPLDQTMLTFETNLVATALKKVTEAEKINVGALGNIVRQLHVHVVARRTGDPNWPGPVWGFGKAEPWPETDHKAFAARILENL
- a CDS encoding AraC family transcriptional regulator; its protein translation is MNSNGAMAFDAGTLSADHMVELLSRHYSNIELKPHSAQLKLATAGLLGRIGELRYDFADTSGGFDIVPVEGEFALFTFPEAGGMLLETESGLWETGSSEAVASNGGHVRRYGFPGQRKHTNLAFQPEILQTRLSVLFETPVREPIEFATVVPSDAKRFASMTWLLQGLKNPEFASLDNMAAARSFSHLVQDMILEFWPHNHSHLFERRLATPSRRQVKAAINYIHEHAQEAPSTVEVAQASGVSLRTLQQAFRDATGKTILEYTRDVRLQRAKDDLLKHHDEPLAEIARRWGFSNVGRFSRQFFEAFGEMPSHMRRR
- a CDS encoding DNA polymerase III subunit gamma/tau → MSDEAPISSPVSLPVSPAEKPAAYRVLARKYRPKDFSDLMVGQEPMVRTLTNAFETGRIAQAYMLTGVRGVGKTTTARILARALNYKTAEIDKPTIDLRVPGEHCQAIMDGRHVDVIEMDAASHTGIDDIREIIEQVRYRPVSARYKVYIIDEVHMLSTQAFNGLLKTLEEPPEHVKFIFATTEIRKVPITVLSRCQRFDLRRIGASDLVGLFSTILNKEAVPFDPEALAMVARAAEGSARDGLSLLDQAIAHGGGAVEVETVRSMLGLADRARIVDLFAHIIKGDAAAALGEFSAQYEAGANPTVVLTDLADFTHLVTRMKYVPEAANDQSLSEIERTRGAEFAGGVAVTTLSRIWQMLLKGIPEAESSARPAGAAEMVLIRLAHAAHLPSPEEAARRLLELSGNDAGGRPVPPRSGGGPQPQAGPSVEARSVEPAPVQRPSGSGATMLRAVSDSVPQPIGVGRLEESPAAAPAAKPQPRVSVNSISDIADLCGKNRDIKLKTLVRGFLRLVYIEPGRLDVNLPDDAPKTLLGELAVKLKEWTGIHWVVSYSREPGEPTLVEAEQRAQEERVNDARQDPDVAAILARFPGARITDVRIRAAEEEAESLAPATAESEDGDIVPGDDIE